The Archangium lipolyticum genome contains a region encoding:
- a CDS encoding LysR family transcriptional regulator: MDLNLLRTFEAVARTGNFTAAAKRLGMDKSRVSRSIRALEETLGTPLLLRTTRVVRLTAEGAALAARVAPLLGELEQALRLVPDQRSAPEGEVVVTATPDVGRALLAPVLAAFRVQYPAVRVRVRLEQALVDLVRDEVDLALRVGRPGPGSVVARKLGELTAGFFAAPAYLERRGVPTSLEALAAHEGLWPVPDPGQRSFSVRPLGRKPVPAAVDCEDFGLLVAVARAGGGVAVLPTFLANQDVAAGSLMRVLPSVNLAGAPLFLVSRPSRSLPPRVTALRMFLLERLRVT; encoded by the coding sequence CGGCGGCGGCGAAGCGGCTCGGGATGGACAAGTCGAGGGTGAGCCGCTCCATCCGGGCGCTGGAGGAGACGCTGGGGACGCCGCTGCTCCTCCGGACGACACGGGTGGTGAGGTTGACGGCGGAGGGCGCGGCGCTCGCGGCCCGGGTGGCACCGTTACTGGGAGAGTTGGAGCAGGCGCTCCGGCTGGTGCCGGATCAGCGCTCGGCGCCGGAGGGGGAGGTGGTGGTGACGGCGACGCCCGACGTGGGGAGGGCCCTGCTCGCGCCCGTGCTGGCGGCCTTCCGCGTGCAGTACCCGGCGGTGCGGGTCCGGGTCCGGCTGGAACAGGCACTGGTGGACCTCGTGCGGGACGAGGTGGATCTCGCGCTACGTGTGGGGCGGCCGGGGCCGGGTTCGGTGGTGGCGCGGAAGCTGGGGGAGCTGACGGCCGGTTTCTTCGCGGCCCCCGCGTACCTCGAGCGCCGGGGCGTGCCAACGAGCCTCGAAGCCCTCGCGGCGCATGAAGGGCTGTGGCCCGTGCCCGACCCCGGGCAGCGCTCGTTCTCGGTGCGTCCGCTGGGACGGAAGCCCGTGCCGGCGGCCGTGGACTGTGAGGACTTCGGACTGCTCGTGGCAGTGGCTCGCGCGGGTGGGGGTGTGGCGGTGCTGCCAACGTTCCTCGCGAATCAGGATGTGGCAGCGGGCTCGCTCATGCGGGTACTGCCCTCGGTGAACCTCGCTGGTGCACCGCTGTTCCTCGTGTCCCGCCCTTCCAGGTCATTGCCTCCCCGAGTGACCGCGCTGCGGATGTTCCTGCTGGAGCGGCTTCGCGTCACGTGA